GGAGAGGTGACTGGTGGTCCTCACAGGCGCTGTACATCAGCCAGTGCAGGCAAGTGCTCGGAGGCGTCGGTGTGCCAAGAACATCACAGTTTAAAAATCCAGATAATTTATGGTAACTGTCTGAACTGCATGGTGGGGAGTGGGAGCTGTTCAGACATATGGCACAGCCAAGGTTTTTTAGTTGCTGCCCTTCAGTCACTAGTATCAGTCACTGGCCAGATGTCAAGCCTTCTGCAGGAGTGCCACTTACCAGCCGATTGAAAAGTAGTGTCGTGCAGGATTTAGTAAATCCAGGTTACCGAGAACCATGATGTGGACTACAGAGAGATCTGTATTTTTTGCTCTTGGTTTGAGAAAGAGATCACTTTGGAGTTGTATAATGTGTAGTGGTTCTTTTTCCCACAACTAATAACCGGATTGTCAGTATAACTCAGTGTGTTGGGCACGAGGCTTATAAGCAAAGGGCAGAGATGAGCACACTTGGAGTGACTGTCTTTGGTTACATGAACCAGATCACGACAGTCAATTAACTCCTTTGTATTGGAGTTCTCTTTTTTAACCGTGTTGCTCCTTGCTGCAGGATGAGCTCTGAATGTGTTCCCAGCTGAGGAGCCACAAGTAACTAGGGAAAACCTTTGCTTAAAACACGAGACATGTATGTTTATTGTAGCAGAATGAGTTAAGGCGTATTTGTGATAAaaccttgaaataattttttgtattGCTTCTAGTCTTTTAACAGGCCATGACTGCCATGGAGAAGAGCGTTGGCATCCTGACTTCTGCATAACTTGGATTTGGCAGTAATGACTCTTTTTAAGCACTGTACAGAATTGATAGAAGCATCTAAAGCAGACAGTAGAgggatatttaatttctttttttggtgagAACACAGATCTCCTGACTAAAGGCATGTTGTGTCTGATCTGCACAGCCATCCAAAACACTCTTGTGAGTCTTGTGCATCCAGCTGGCAGGCTGGTGGCTGAGCTGGACTCTTGGGCAGGATGCTGCCCGTATGGTACGTGAACCTTGGCGGGCCAGGAGATGCTAGatgagagactgaaaaaaaaatactggggaGCAGCCAGTAAGGAGGAGGGTTAAAGGGGAATGCACAGTGTCACCCTCCTTTCTCTTGCAGCCAGAAGAAAGATTTGCTTCTGAATTGGGTGGCTTTGGTGGGAAAAGAGGTGGGTTTTCAGTTGGTGGAGCACCATTTTCATGTGCTGGGACAAAATCTGAGGTTTATTAAATGGTACTTTTATACAGGTCTTCAGGTGTTGCCGATGATAAGATGTTCAGTGTTAGAAACCTGGTAGCACCACAGTAGTCCTTGACAAGCAGGTATGAAAAGATGAATGGTttcaccccacacacacactcctgcAGTGCTTGGATGTTGTTTGTTAAGAGAAGAATTTGACTTAAGCTGTGATAATACATGTTGATCCTTAAGGTGCCTTCATAGAAAGTAAACTTAAAACTCATTAAAAAGTAATCAAGCCTTCATTAGGCAGTGCTGCTACTGCTGTTTGCCAGAAGCTGAGAAGATAGAAGTAAGGGAATGTCACTTGTCCTCATACTTGACTAATGGGTAAAGGAATCTGCTTTTGGCCACTGCTGGAGGAAAGTAGCTAAGCAGACATTTGATGCAATGCAGCAAGTCGGTTCTGACCTATTTATGGCCTTTTAGTATCTTTCTTACTAGAATTTGACTGTGATAGAGCTTTGGTAGAATTGGCCGTGTTGCGTGTCTGATAGAAAGCTGTTGACATTCAAAAATCCTGCTGCAGCATGAAGCTTGGATCCTGTGTACATTTAAATGAAAGAGTCGATGCCGTTCGAGTCTGAATATTTTTGACATTTCATATCACGCAACACTAACAAAGGTGAACTTCTTACAGATTTGCTTTGGTCAACTGCTCGTGTGATTATGCCCACAACACGATTGAGGGGTGGCTTAATGTGCTCCAGCCTCGAGTTTTGCTAGTGAGTGTCTACTTTTGTAGGTACCGAGGATCAAATACTCCACATCACCATGTGGTGTAACTGTAAAGAGCCTTTGGATCCTGTTTCTGAGCAGTTGCTTTGCACAACCATTGCTGCCTTCCACAGCACTGTGTTCACACCCCTGACACTGGGTGCCCATCTGGATCTCTCTTGGGGGGGAAGTGACGCTGTCCCGCCTGCATCCACTGGTGAGGGAAACCAGGCGCTGGCGGTATTTACACCATTACCTTTACTAAATGTGTATCGTACTTTCCAAGGCGCAAATTTCCTTGCCTTGAGCAGACTCAGTGTGTGCTGTCCCAGCGCTGAGGCGTGCACGGGGCATGTTCATACGTACACAGTGCCGAGGCACCCTCCAGCTGGGTGCCGAGCACGGGCCGAAGCGAGCTGTCCTGGAACAGTGAGCCTGCGTGGGTTACTTCGACTCCCGACACTGCTTCACAGCGTAAGTGCATGCCTGAGATCCCATATTTAGTGTTCTCCTGTGCTTCGGAACAGAATTAGGCTGAGATCAGTTTTCTAAATTAGTATCTTCCAAATGATGGTTGTATTACTTTACTCTTTGCTTTGGAGCAATAGAGAAAaggtttcttatttttcttactcATTCCTTGAACTTCAGTCGCCAGTCAGCGACGCAGGGGTTAGGAACCCGCTCAGCAGGCGGCTTTACTGGGCTGTACCGAGCAGAGGAGCCAGGCCTGCGTTACTGGCTGCACTTTGCAAAGCGGTGAGGGGACTGAAAGTCAGACTCCGGCTGGGGATTTTGTGGTCTTTGCAGTTTGTGCCAAAGAGTAAATAAAAGTGAGTGGGAGCTGGGTCCGTAAGGGGCTTGGGCTCCATTGAGAATCCTGATCCCCAGGATGTTAGCGCATGGAGGTGACATTAACTTTTGTGTTTGCTTCTTCTGGTAGGAAAAAACTTGTTGAATGCACTAGGATCTTTTGGCTTGGGTTTTGTTGGTGTGGGATTTAACAAGTTTTTAGGCCTTGGGTTATTGGATGAATGCACTTACAGTGGCATTATAATCCGTAAGAGAAGCTTTTATTGTTGTTCCCACGAATCAGCTTTTCCATTTATGTAACTTTGTACAGATTCTAGAGCAAGTTGTGGTCTTGTTTTGAGCAGTACAGACTTTGTCCTTTGTTCTAGCTATACTCTAGGCTTGTGCTGCAAAATCTGATCTGCGGTGTGGTACCTCATGCCTGGATAATGCCCCTTTGCAGCAGACTGTGTGCTTCCAGACCTGATGCAACCTCCGAGTTAGGTTGCAAAAAGCTTTCACTAGCCTGGATTTTTCCCCCAGCTGTGCTCTGAATGGTGGTTTTGCTTCCTTTCACCCCAGGATTGTTGCCTGCTTTTAAAAAGTGTCTTCCAGAACCACACGTGAGAAATGGGAATTGGGTTGCTGCTCTCACGGCGAGCCGGAGCCCGTTCCTTCCAGCCCTGGGTCTCAGGCTGGCGTGTGGCGGGAACCATGTCCAAATAAACAActtctgtgctgctgggggcaaACCTCATCAAGAGAGGGCTGCTGTAGCAGCGGTGCGGGATGCGTGTTGATATGCCATGGGCTTTCCCAGAGGGCCCTGGAGGGAGAGAGTGAGCACATATGGAGCCCATCTGGACGCTGCCGAATTTCTGCAAGAAAAGCCACACAAGTACAGCGTGAGCTTTTCCAGCCTCCTCTGTTTGATTTAGGTCGCATAAGTTCATGGTGGTTTTGCTGTATTTATCCTCAGTCGCATTCCTTACAGACCAGAAACCAAGCACTGGGAGAAAGAATGATGACATTGCTACGTGTAATGCTCAGCTTAAAATAGCCAGAACAAAGAAGTGGTTTGAGTTCTGTAATGATAATTGCCCAGACCTAAAAATAGGTAGATGTTCTACCAGGCGGTAGTGTGAGACACGGATTGCCAGGAGACGCCTCAGACGCCTCGGAGATCCTGCAAAGCTCTGATCAAGCAGGTCATCGCTGGAGGGGCCTACGAGTTTCCCACCCTTTGACCCCCGTTTACAGTGGATGGtgaccaccagcagcaccagagcTGGTACCTCTGGATTTTAAGCTAGTACAGGGGAGGAAGGATCTGGCTTGTTCATACGAATAAAACCAACGAAAACGCTTTATACAAAAAACTGGCTCCTTGAATATTACGGTAAAACCAGAGAAAACTGATGGAAGCCAGGCCCAAGCCTGCTCGGAGGTGTTTTGTCTCTGAAGGGAGTGCCGCTGTAGTGCCCGGGGGGTGGAGAGCAAGCCTGGGGGGCTGTCAGGAATCGGTGACATTTAAATGCGTAGCTGAGCTGCCCTGCTGTTTAATTCCTACAAATTATGTTATACTGGGAGGTGAAATTATAAGCATTTTGCAGCTAATTTGCAAGTATTAGCTTCTGCATTAGCACCTCGCATGAGGGAGACGCTATCATTTTAGAAATTAgataagaaatgtgaaaaaaagaactctacttttttttatttccaaaaagtgGCTGTGAGTTGCTGCTGGTGCTGGCCAACCAGAGCAGCAGAGGTGGTCAAGCCCTGAAGTCATGGTGCGCAGCTCGGCAAGTTGATTTGTCTTGGCAGCAGCACCGCATTCCTCGTGCTGCCCCGCTCCCTCCAAAGAAAACCACTTTCTGGGTGTTTTCACCTGGGCCGCAGTGAGCGAAAGGACGGTGCTGCTGGCTGCCGCTGGGCTTTGCTGAAGATTTCTTCCTCTGCACTTTTCCCGTTCGCCGTTTAAATTTGAGCTTATCAACCTTCAAAAGGTACTGAACCGTTTGAAGAACCGATGGTTACACGTCTGGCTACAAACAGTAGCATCATCTGGGGGTTTGAACTTTTTCACTGTTCTGCATGAAGCAGATTTCCcctgttatttaaaaaattgcCCCCCCAACCATGACAGAGGTTGTTTAAAATCGCCAGTGGCTTAAAATTCAGCCGCTTTACAGGTGTAGTTGCTTTTTCTTATCTAGAACCCTGGTAAAGCTGGAATGTGAATTGGTAAAAACCCTGGTAAAGCTGGTTTTGTCTTTAAACTAAATGGAGAAGTGTGTGAGACCTGGTTCTGCTGTAAGGTGTTGCTtctctgttgtcctggggctggctgggagcgGCAGCTCAGGCCGCGTGTTCAGCCAGAGCTGGATGCTAGAAGTGATGATAGAACCATGGCTGCAAACTCCATAGGAAATCTCTTTAAAGTTCTTTTAAATCCTCACAACAGTGTGTGAGCCATTTAGTCGCATCTTTTGTGTGTGGGGGGAGgaaatctgtgggttttttccctgcgTGGAGGTCGCGACGCAGGACCCACAGAACACCCCATGCCGAGTGCCAGAACGGCAGAGCTGCCGCTGCGTTGTCGGCACGGGGAAGTTTGTTGTGGGATCAAAACAGCAGcgctcaaactttaaacttactTCTGGTCCCAGTAGTCCATAAATAGATTTCCAAAACATGTCTATTGTCCAACAAGGAGTTtatttataaactgaaaaaataacaaGACTTAAACCCCAAAACCCCTCTTGGCCAGCAGCGCAGACTAGACTATTCTTTTGTCCTGTGTATGCCTCTGTATACCAAATAAGACAAACTTCTTTGAAGTTCATTTCAATTAAGTGTTTAAAACAACTGTTTCCTTTCCCCCACTTTAGGGTTAAAGCTCCTTTTTTGAGGGAGTGCAGTTTGTTGGAAGATGTCACCCTTCTCTACTCTTGGCTTTGACGTGGTTTCTCTTGTGTTGCTGACATCATCTGCCAGTGTGAGTTAGATCTTAGAACAGTAAATTTAACTTCTGATGTGTATTCAGGTGAGGGGCAATAATCCTGAACTATTCATTTCCGTAACGTTCCTCTATGCGCTTGCTCTGTTGAAAACTTAATGTTTCATGGCTGGCTTGTACCTGGAAAGCAAGAGAACCTTGATACACAAgggtatcttaaaaaaaaaaaaaaaaaaaaggtggctgcGAAGCACGAGTTTCTAATGCTGCTTGTGCAGATTTTGTACGCAGAAGATTATAGGTTGGTGGTGAGACTTTGCTTAACCTCCAAGCAAAAAGCTATTCCTGCCGTAAAGCTATTCCTGTCTTTGGAACAGACAGTAAAAGCCAAAACCAAGTGAAAAACGATACATTTGGTTCAGTGTTTCCTTTCAGCATTGCCTTAGGGACCTCAGCAAAAAGTGTAACTTTTCCACTCACCTAAGTAATTTTGGCtgtttttccccccaagaatGCCCCGAGAAGCGCGAGTCGGTGtgttcaggctgaaaaagcaggCACGTGCTCTTGGGGCGGGGGGTGAAGCCAGCTGTGAGCACAACTGCCTGTCTCAAGGGCGTTAGTGATTTCCCCGCACAGGGCAGCGGGGAGCTCTGGCAGGAACACTGCCATTCCTCTCCTCTCGGCAGCACTGACTTCTgccgctcccaccccagccctcctccttccctccctctgtccccatcccacctccaCCCCTGGGCTTTGCCCCGTCCCGAGCTGCGCGTCCCGGTCCGTGATTTCTCCGTCGTTGTTCTGTGCCTCTCCTCACCAGTGCCGGACCCCGGCCTCGGGACCCTGCCGCAGCGGTGCCGCTCCTGCGCTGACTGGACGCACGGTCCCGGCTCTCCGCTGGCACTCCCTGCCCCACAAAATGTGCCAGGAGCACTCGGTATAAATACGGATTTTTGTGTTTGCAAACTGCGGTTCGCTGCAGCGAGCCGGCCAAGATTACTTTAGACGTGACGGCTGTTTGCGTAGGGCAAGGTGCGGTATCTGGAAAGGCACTGGCTGGTGTCCGTGCCCGGTTAGGCAACGGGGAGAGCTTTTCTTGGGAAGCGAGTGCTGCACGTTGACAGGCGCATCCTGAAGAAAGGCTCCTCACTCCTTCCCAAACATGGGCAGCAGGAACCATCTTCCAGGCTCTCGTCCTGAGGAGAGCATATGTCCTTTCGAGTAAGACAAAATGCGGCAGCAGGCGTCTCTTGCTCTATTTTAGGCACTTCCCGTGGTATTCCAGTGCCTGAGATTAATAgaagttttttaaataaaatcccATCAAACAATGCAGCGTGGCAGCTCGGTGTCTGCTCTGCCCAGCGGTTGGTGCCATGTTTCTCTGGAGCGTTTAATGCTCTCGTGTAAGTGCTTGTCACCGCGGGCGGTAGGAGCTGGAGGAAGACGTTGCCTCTTAATCTTctgacttgttttttttctttggccaGAAAAGTAGAGTTTCAAACTAATATTACTCAGGCATCAACAccagcttcttgcttttctttacagTTCTTCAGAGAGTTAACTCCTTTGGCCACAGACAGGCTGAGAGCGGCACAGAGACCAAACTGCCGTGCTTGCCTTCCACATGGTGCCTTTTCTAgcagaaaaaatgcatttccagCTTTGCTAGCTCTTCATAAACAAGCAGAGAGGGTTGTCTGCTGTCCTTGCTCCATGAACCTGGGAGCAAACCAGGCAATGTGGCAGTGTACAGAGGGATGTTTCGCGTACATATCTCTAAAAGGAAACTCTGTTTATGTCGTCGTATGAAATAATGGCAACATAGGGTGACCAGAGGCATTTTCTTCATGTTGAAGAGGCATCTTAACGGCTGAGATAGTCAAGCCCCATCagactggaggtgtttaaaaaacgtgtagatgtggcacgtcaggacacggtttagtagcaatggtggtgttgggtggatggttggacttcgtgatcttagaggtcttttccaacctgtgattctgtgtggaagGACTGGACGTGCGGAGTCTGCCTGTGAAGGGGTTGCACGGCGAGACCGAGCTGCGATACCGTGAGGAATGTGAGGATGTGTGCATGGCTAGGAGGCAATCtaatagtaaaaataatttttaaaatgaagagacTTCTCAGGAGGTCAAAATGCTAATTACTGTCAAGCTTAGAGCTCTTCTTTTATGTAGCAGAATGTATAGTTTAATAGTAGATTGGGAAAAAatcttagttttcttttttcttaaaaatctgaGACATGTCAAAGTATATTCTCACTAAGCAGCAGCTTTTGGACAAGTTAGGGACCTGAGACTAATGAAAACTAGCTGGATCTGTAATTTACAAATGGTGGGAAAATGGTTAATGAAAATATAACTGACTTGAGGAAGCAAATTTCCACTTATTCTCTGGTCAGTCTGTTGCCTTAGATACTGACCACTGGTAGAGGAGTTTACAATTACAAAGACCTTTCCCTTATTTTAGTCCTACAGAATAGTTCACAAAGGAAGTgctggcttttggtttttttctctgagcTGTATGGCATGAGGGAGAAAAACTTCCCCTGACTGCTCCCTCCTGCTGTGACCCCTGTTATTAAAGGCGGGCGAAGAAATCTCTTACCAGTGGATTCGAGTCTGCTGAGAAATGTTCTTCTGTACAGCCTGTGACATGAATTATTTCCTCAGGGTGGTATTAACTtgtccatttttatttatttttagccaTGATGGAAATTAGCTAGTGCCCAGCAAGATTCTGCTGTTTGAGGGTACAAGGGTACTTGCTAATTGAGTTTGCCGACATATTAGGAGGAATTACGTTGGCTCTCGCAGCCCTGGGCAGGCGGCTTCCCCGCTGGAGCTGGGAGCACGATTTATCTCCGTCGGGAGAGCAGGCTTGCTCCCTTTGCACCAGGCTGAGCTCGACGCAGAGGGAGATCTGTCTGTCCAGGGTTTTTGAAAACAAACCACCCCACCCAAGATCTAGTTTAACCTGGACTGGTTCCCTGCCACAAATCATCGCACAGCCAGCAGCGATGGCTCCAGAGGAGCTGCTTAAGAACGAGCCAATGGATGCTTAAAGGCTGCCGAGGCATGGCCGTCCCCTCTTCGGGGACGCCGGGCTCTGCGCTCCCAAACCGCACCTTCCAGGGCACTTTTTTTACACGAAAGCCCGGCACCCTCGCTCCAGCTCTGGGTCCAGCCCCGTGGCTGCGCGAGCCGGGCCGCAGGCACCGTATTTGGCTCTcggctggctgtgccctggcctCGGCGCCGGGAGCTGCCTGTTTTCCCTTCGCCGTATATGGAGAggctgccgggggaggcgggTGGCTGACCTGAATTAGCAGCAGTCCAACATCTGTATGAGGCGCTGCTTTTGTTGCACTGAGCTAATTAGGTTAAAGGCAGGCCTTGAACTGGTTTTGTAGTGAAGGGAATCATTTGAAGAGAACAAATTTCCTATtaaatcccttttttttaattgtttgccaGGATGCACATGGTTATAATTTTCTTTATGGTGGTAAAGTCATGCAGAGGAAGAACAGAGCATAAGCAGAACATCTCTGCAAGCCAATCGTTCATCTATGACAGTAATAAAAACCACCTTTCCCATAAATAGCCAGCACAGTCTTTGCCGCACAGATCCTGCTTCTCACTTGGGTGCTGGGTGAGTACACAGAGGACGGGCTGCGTCAGGTGGGGGATCTCACCCAGCCTGTGCAGTCAGCCCCCCGAGACGAGCAAGGACGGGGGCTGTGGGGTCGCAGCTCGCCCAGAGACCGGACTTGCCGCCACTGAAACCCGCAGCAGAGCAGAAGAgggtggtgggttgtttttttttgtccaaagaaACATGAGCCAAAGTTGCTTTGGGATCTTACTTGTTGATGACGACTCGATGAGGTCTCTGTCGGGAAGCCCCCACAGCGAGGTGTGTAGCCTACGTGAGGAGGACAAAACCTGGGCTCTGGGAAGGGGAGGTTCAGCCTGTGCTTCCAGGGGCACGGAGGAAGCAGGTTTTATCTCAGACGTCCCTCCAGCAAACTGCACCGCACCTGAAAAAACAACGTTCCCCCAAATTCATGGTGAGGCCCGGAGAGCACAGCCTCTGCAAGGGGACTGCGTGCGCCTCTGCTTTTGGTTGGAGAGCTGTAAGGTTCACAGCGCTCACACGTGTGTGGGGACAGTGTCTTTAGACTTCAGCCTGTTCAGTTCTGTAGGAGCCAAGTCAAGGCTCAGATACGGCTCTTTAGAAGATACTTTTATATTCTAAGAATTTTCTTACCGCTTCTGTTTTCAACCTGTTTTGCACCCCCTTGTTTCTGCATTGAACCCTGGAACTGCAtaatcagcagcagaaaaaatCGTTTGACtgattttgcttgctttctctccctccctccctcttttgtGACAGATTAAAAAGCAGCAACAAGATGTGTTAGGTTTCTTGGAAGCCAACAAAATCGAATTTGAGGAAAAGGATATCGCCGCCAATGAGGAGAATCGGAAATGGATGCGGGAGAACGTCCCTGAAGACAGCCGGCCAGCAAGCGGGAACCCGCTGCCGCCCCGGCTCTTCAACGACAGCCGCTACCTCGGGGTAAGGCAGGGCTCCAGGCCTCCAGCTCTGCTCGTCCCACCCCTCTTACTCGCTGCCATAGTCTGTGCTGTGCTGTTGTGATCAGCAAGAAAGGACTTGGCCAGCTGTATGTTCAAGCGTGCCAGCTCCGAAGGGCGTGGGAGGTGTTAGATGTTTACCCCTCCTCTTGGGCTGTTAATAATAATTGATTCTTGAATATTCCCATTCTGCCGTAGAGGAGAGATTAAAATTTGGATCTCCTGATTCTCAGATCGTTGTGCTACTTACTGGAATGAGCCTACCACTACCTTGCAGTgtgtatatacttttttttttccctgtgggtttttccccttcttatgGCTCTGAAAGTTTACAGGTTTGTTAATTCTCATGTTCCCCAGGACTGTGAGCCAACACTTCTCAGAAATCTGGCGCTGTTGCACCAGCCTGATGTTGCGTAGCGAGTTCGGAGAGCTGTTCTGTCGACGAGGGGTTTGCCAATATGTGTGGATCCCAGGTCACTCTGTAGTCTGTTCATCTTCCAAAATAAGTGCTCATAGGAAGCCATGTCTGCCGTGGTCATAAATTAGATTTTTGATCCTTCTTGGGGTCCGTTTTTGTGTACCGCTTGCAAAGTGAAGGCTGTTGCGGTCCACGTACTCCAGTGCCTTGAACAGGTTAAAACTCATGTTGCAGATACAATTCCTGCTTGTAATTATTTTAATGCTTGATCAAAAGTAAGTTGCCCTGCAGCACTTCTGCTCAGCAGGCCATGCTTGAATGATTATTAGATTAgctgttaatttcatttttaaaacttaatGTGTTCTGAAAAGAGCTCACAGCATGCATTCCTCTGGTGCTGTGTGTTGGTTTCCAAGCTGTTTTGCAGTCTGGTTCTGACCTGCAAAGTCTGCAAGTCAGAACCTGCCGGTTCTGGACCTTTGCGAGGCGATTCTGTGGCTACTGAAAGGAATTATTCTCAACGTGCCAGGAACTTCCCTTGCTTGTAACAAAAGCAGAACTTGAAATAATGTCCACAGTAAGCTGATGTACCACTGGGCTCTCTAAAATGCTACTGACTCTGGTTGTGACATGGAGAAAGATTGGTTTGGAGCGACAAATGTACCGATCAATAGCTGTCTGCAGCTGAAAGCTGAGAAGGGGCTGGTCACGAAGCGTGGAAAATCAATCCCTGTTCAGTTGTCTGTCTtgaaaaagaaaccaaccaaccaacaaaaagaGGCAAATATTTCTGTAGCAGGAGGAAGTCCCGTTGCGACAGTATCGCCCCTCTCCCTTGGTGTACCAGAGCTTTGGGGATGCCAGCAGACCGCTGCGCAGTTGTCCTTTTCAGTGAAATGTTGCCAGATTTCTGGTGCGTTGCTGTAGCCGTGCAGCGGAACAGGGCTTTGCTGCACAGTGCTgggggacagggagagaaaaagctgCACGCACCTAGATCGGGGTGCTTGCTTATCAGAGGTGCTTCTGATGTATCCCCAGCTGCAGCCCGTGACAGTTCTGTGCACAGTAGTTTGGGGGAGAGGGGTGTAGATGCTTCAGATTAGTCCTTGCTGTGGGTTCATCTCCAAAATTTTGGTTGATACCACTttgaacttttgaagtttggtCAATTTGTGTAGCTGGATTCAAGTTACTGCAGTTTAACTTTCAGGAAGGTAAAAGTTAATTCTGTGCCCCCGTACTTGAACCTCTTTATGTCTTTATCTGATCCCTCTCGAGCATGAACTTCCCTGTTTGTTTCATCTGATGCAGCAGAGCTGGCGGAGGAATGAGCCAAATGGCTTTTGTTGGCCTGTGCGCCGCGGAGAGGCTGTAAGTGGCGAGGCCGTGCACGTTGGCACGAACCCTGCTCCTTAGCCACCGGCATTCCTGTCCTGGTCGATGCTGCGAGGCAGACTGCCAGGCTGTGCGCTAGCAGCATCAACAGCCCCTTTGTCATCAGGCAGCCCCAGCGCTGTCCACAGAAGGGCTTCAGGGAGGATGTAACACAATCGTACACGTTTTTGTCAAACTAGCACCCGAATGCTACTCGTACAATAATTTGACATCCTTGATCTCTAGGCTGTTGGAATCCTCTGTTCCCTGCACTTTCTTCtattccagctgcagcagcctcttccgagagctgctcctgctctgaaCACAGCGCTATTTTCTAACAGCATTTGCTGTTTCTTAGGCTTTTGCCTAAGACAGGCATGCAAAGCAGCATGCCCTTAATGGCAGCTCTCTCTGTGACTTCAGCCCGAGATTGAGCCTGCTCGGAGCTGCTGCCTTGCCTTGGGTATCTCAGCCAGGACTCCTGCATCAAAACATTCCCCAGTAAAGCTGGAGGAACCCGGTACTGTTGCTGCAGttaaagagggagagaaggaaagtcACAGGACAGATGTGTGCTGGGTTTGGAAATGGGAGTGAGGGAGGTATGTGGTAACTCGGACAGCAGTGACTTGCACAAAGCT
The Opisthocomus hoazin isolate bOpiHoa1 chromosome 14, bOpiHoa1.hap1, whole genome shotgun sequence DNA segment above includes these coding regions:
- the SH3BGRL gene encoding adapter SH3BGRL, coding for MVIKVYIASSSGSTAIKKQQQDVLGFLEANKIEFEEKDIAANEENRKWMRENVPEDSRPASGNPLPPRLFNDSRYLGDYEAFFEARENNAVYAFLGLTAPPGSKEAEALAKQQA